TCAGATCCCGAATGATCGCCAGCTGGCGATCATCACCGAACAGCTCGGCCGGCCGCCCCGCGGCACCATGGCGGTAGCCGCCACCGACGGCGAACACACGCCGCTGGTGTTGCGCATGGCGCCGATCGTGGAAGGCAAGCCCTTTCCCACGCTCTACTGGCTGAGCAGCGAACGGCTCAAGGTTGAGCTGTCTCGCCTCGAGGCCCGCGGCGTGATCAAGGAACTCGAGGCCCGCCTTCAGCAGGAACCCGACTTCCTGGCCGCCTACCACCACAGCCATGAGGACTACGTGGCCCGCCGCTGGCGCTTCATGGACGAAACCCAACGCGCCGAGGTCGAGCGCCTGGGCTATGCCAAGGTCCTCACGGAGCGCGGCATCGGCGGTATCAGCAACTGGGATCAGGTACGCTGCCTGCATACCCAATATGCCCATCACCTATGCGGTGACAACGTGATCGGCCAATGGCTGGACGCTGAATTTGGCGTCATCGACTGCCTGCCCTGAGCGGGCTACACGACCTAGCTGCAGGGCTAAGCGAAGACGCGCTAGGATAGTGGCCTGATCAAGGAGCATTGCATGTCGAACATCTGTGTTTATCTGGGCTCTCGGGAAGGGAGCGATCCTTGCTTTCGCGAGGCCACCGTGGCGCTGGGCCGTGAGATCGGCAAGCGCGGTCATCGCCTGGTCTATGGTGGTGCACGCGTGGGGCTGATGGGCGCCCTGGCCAATGCCGTGCTCGACGCCGGCGGAGAAGTGATCGGCGTAATGCCGGACCACTTGGTGGAGCGCGAACAGGCCCACCATAGCCTGACGCAGCTGATCCGCGTGGCCGACATGCATGAGCGCAAGGCCACCATGGCGGCCAGGGCCGATGCCTTCGTTGCCCTGCCCGGCGGCATCGGCACCCTCGAGGAGCTGTTCGAATCCTGGACCTGGCAATACCTGGGCCTGCATGACAAGCCGATTGCCGTGCTCGATACCCAGGATTTCTTTGCCCCGCTGCTGACCTTCCTCGACAGCCTGGTCAGCCAAGGCTTCCTCGACGGCCATACTCGGGACGCCCTAAGTTCGGCGCCGACACCGTCCACGTTGCTGGATAGCCTGGAACAGCAGCTGGTCTCCGCCTGAGCCGCAAATGCCAGCACGACTAAACGACGGCACTAAACGACGGCACTAAACGACGGCACTAAACGACGGCACTAAACGACGACCGCCCGGCACTTGGCCGGGCGGTCGTCGTTCAGTTCTATGAAACGTTCAGGACTATGAAAATTACCGTCGTACCGGCGAACTACATAGGCAACGTGCAAGGGTGACGTGCAGAGGTGGCGTGTAGAGAAGAGAGGCGAGAGAGACTAATCGCCACTCTCGGCCCGGGACAGCGCCAGGGTGCGCTCGTAGGTGAGCTGCAACAGCCGGGCATCTTCGCCGGCGCGGTGACGCTGAATGCCTCGCTCGGTGATCAATGCTTCCTTGGCGGTGCTCCACAGCTCCAACTGACGCTCATCGAGCAGACGGCGCAGGGCCTCGAGACGGAAGCGCGGCAGCATCCCGGCATGGTGGAACAGCAGGGACATCCAGGTGTTGTCGTAGCCCCAGCTATCGCTGTAGGCGATGCCAATCTCGGCCAGCTCGTCGTTGAGCCAGCGCGCCACCTCGATCACCGGATGCCCCTCGCGCTGAAGGCGTGCACGGGAGATGCCGTGCAGGAGCTCGGCCTTGGGGTCCCAATGGGTCCACTCATCCAGCGGCTGGATCAGGAAGGCGCAGGTCGAGCCATCGGCGCGTGCCAGTCCGATCTCGATCGGATAGCTGCCGCGCCCAAAACCGGACGCTTCGATATCCAACAGGGTAGGCAGCGTCACGACATGGACATCCTTTGTGGATCTGACGAAGAATCGGCGGCTCCTCCTCGAAACCGCCACTGGCCCTAGCCTATCGGCTCAGGGCGCCAGGGTCGACTCAGTGACAGAGAGAAGCCGCGGGCGCGGTTTCCTCGGCGATGCACTGATCGGACAGGGCCTGCCAGTGCGCGGCACGCAGCGGGTCTACGGCTAGCCCCAGCATACCGCTGCGGTAGGCATCGGCCAGGCGTTCTGCGGCCAGAGGATGGCCGGCCTCGCCCGCGCGGGCGTACCAGGTCACCGCCTTGTCATCACGACGCGGATACTGAGCACAGCCATGTTCGAAAATGCGTCCGGCCTGATATTGGGCGCTTACGTCGCCCTGCCGCGCGGCCTCCATCACATAGCGAGCCCCCTTGGCCTTGTCCTGGGGACGGATCGCACGATGGAACAGCATATGCCCATAGACCGACAGCGCGGAGATGTGACCCGCTTCTGCGCAGCGCTGATAGAGGTGCATCGTCAAGCGCTGGGTGCGTCGCGAACGCGGCAACCAGCGATTATGGAAGAGCTGTTCCGCCAGTCGATATTCGAGACGGGTTACCAAAGAAGATGCCTGATGCATGGCAAACAACCTAGCGTCTTGTGTAACGAGGAAATGCGCTCGCCGGAATCCGACGACCGTCATCGTGTCACCGTACTAATAACTAGATAACTAGTGGCCATCCGGGCGCCGCCGGGGCAACGGGGACGCAAGCATACGCCCCCCATGCAGGGGACTCAACCCCCGTATTTGCCGCCGGCAAAAGCCGCCGCTACCATGCCGATTCACCCCGCGTTTTTCCCTGATTGGAGCGAGACATGCAAACGCGACCGCTTGGCGATACCGGCATCGATGTCAGCCGGCTGTGCCTTGGTACCATGACCTTCGGCGAGCAGAACAGCGAAGCCGAAGCGCACGAGCAACTCGACCGCGCCACGGCGTTTGGTATCAACTTCATCGACACGGCCGAGATGTATCCCGTGCCGCCCAAGGCCGAGACCCAGGGTCTGACCGAAGCCTACGTGGGCAGCTGGCTGAAGGCCCGCGGCACCCGCGATGACGTAATCCTCGCCACCAAGGCGGCC
Above is a window of Halomonas sp. I5-271120 DNA encoding:
- a CDS encoding TIGR00730 family Rossman fold protein translates to MSNICVYLGSREGSDPCFREATVALGREIGKRGHRLVYGGARVGLMGALANAVLDAGGEVIGVMPDHLVEREQAHHSLTQLIRVADMHERKATMAARADAFVALPGGIGTLEELFESWTWQYLGLHDKPIAVLDTQDFFAPLLTFLDSLVSQGFLDGHTRDALSSAPTPSTLLDSLEQQLVSA
- a CDS encoding tetratricopeptide repeat protein — translated: MHQASSLVTRLEYRLAEQLFHNRWLPRSRRTQRLTMHLYQRCAEAGHISALSVYGHMLFHRAIRPQDKAKGARYVMEAARQGDVSAQYQAGRIFEHGCAQYPRRDDKAVTWYARAGEAGHPLAAERLADAYRSGMLGLAVDPLRAAHWQALSDQCIAEETAPAASLCH
- a CDS encoding DUF501 domain-containing protein; the encoded protein is MVIHTDQIPNDRQLAIITEQLGRPPRGTMAVAATDGEHTPLVLRMAPIVEGKPFPTLYWLSSERLKVELSRLEARGVIKELEARLQQEPDFLAAYHHSHEDYVARRWRFMDETQRAEVERLGYAKVLTERGIGGISNWDQVRCLHTQYAHHLCGDNVIGQWLDAEFGVIDCLP